In Dyadobacter sp. NIV53, a single window of DNA contains:
- a CDS encoding glycoside hydrolase family 2 protein: MKRVLLCLALSFWLAHGVTLAQNAPKWKIVEGKIITPWAEKVNPLQPHPEYPRPQLVRGNWVNLNGLWNYAIVPVSGSETKPTGFNGKILVPFSVESALSGVGRRVGKDSVLWYQNTVTFSNKIKNQNVLLHFGAVDWECDVYVNGKVAGKHKGGYDPFSFDITSLLVKGNQQEIVVRVWDPSSDGPQPRGKQIKNPNSIWYTPVTGIWQTVWLETVANTYVESTKQTSDIDKQSVNVLATVKNSQAGDKVKITALDGSQPVAELESLPNSDAVLSIKNPKLWSPENPFLYDLNITVIRNGKVVDEVKSYFAMRKISMQPDQNGVQRMLLNNQFVFQYGPLDQGWWPDGLYTAPTDEALKFDIVKTKEMGFNMIRKHVKVEPATWYRHCDELGMLVWQDMPSGDLGNNWEQRPGITGAETDQKRTPESENIYKTEWKAIIDANYNFPSIVVWVPFNEAWGQFKTEEITNWTMKYDTSRLVNSASGGNFYPVGHIIDMHNYPSPVMPRPDIFGAKQIIVLGEFGGLGLPVDQHTWQQKDNWGYQSFKNKEELYDKYASFMVTLEPLIRKGLSAAVYTQTTDVEVETNGLMTYDRKVIKFQEDKLKQIHAKLYNPALVLMKP, translated from the coding sequence ATGAAAAGGGTACTACTCTGTTTAGCATTAAGTTTTTGGTTGGCACATGGAGTTACATTAGCTCAAAATGCACCCAAATGGAAAATTGTGGAAGGTAAGATCATAACGCCCTGGGCGGAAAAAGTAAACCCGTTACAGCCGCATCCGGAATATCCCAGACCGCAATTGGTAAGGGGTAACTGGGTAAACCTCAACGGGCTATGGAATTATGCGATTGTTCCCGTATCAGGATCTGAAACGAAACCTACCGGGTTTAATGGCAAAATTCTTGTTCCATTTTCAGTGGAATCAGCATTGTCAGGCGTTGGAAGGCGGGTCGGAAAAGACAGTGTACTTTGGTATCAGAATACTGTTACATTCTCTAATAAGATCAAAAATCAAAATGTTTTATTGCACTTTGGCGCAGTTGACTGGGAATGTGATGTTTATGTAAATGGTAAAGTAGCTGGCAAACACAAAGGCGGATATGATCCTTTTTCATTTGATATTACCTCATTACTTGTTAAAGGAAATCAGCAGGAAATCGTTGTAAGAGTCTGGGATCCTAGCAGCGACGGGCCACAGCCAAGAGGTAAACAGATTAAAAATCCTAACAGTATCTGGTACACACCAGTTACCGGTATATGGCAGACCGTTTGGCTCGAAACCGTTGCCAATACCTATGTTGAGTCTACAAAACAAACGAGTGATATAGACAAACAATCTGTAAATGTCCTCGCGACTGTAAAGAATTCTCAGGCTGGTGATAAGGTAAAAATAACGGCCTTGGATGGCTCTCAGCCAGTTGCGGAATTAGAGTCACTACCCAATTCTGATGCTGTTTTAAGTATTAAAAATCCAAAATTATGGTCGCCGGAAAATCCTTTTTTATACGATCTTAATATTACGGTAATAAGAAACGGTAAAGTTGTTGATGAAGTGAAAAGTTATTTCGCCATGCGTAAAATATCCATGCAGCCGGATCAGAATGGCGTACAACGAATGTTGCTCAATAATCAGTTTGTATTTCAGTACGGCCCCTTGGATCAAGGCTGGTGGCCTGATGGATTGTATACCGCTCCAACTGATGAAGCATTGAAATTTGATATTGTAAAAACAAAAGAAATGGGTTTTAATATGATCCGTAAGCATGTTAAAGTAGAACCAGCCACATGGTACCGGCATTGTGACGAACTCGGAATGCTCGTTTGGCAGGACATGCCAAGCGGCGATCTTGGAAATAACTGGGAACAGCGTCCAGGTATTACGGGCGCGGAAACCGATCAGAAAAGGACGCCGGAATCGGAAAATATTTATAAAACAGAATGGAAGGCTATTATTGATGCGAATTATAACTTTCCGTCTATTGTTGTCTGGGTTCCGTTTAATGAAGCCTGGGGACAATTCAAAACGGAAGAAATAACCAACTGGACAATGAAATATGATACAAGCCGGTTAGTAAACAGTGCAAGTGGTGGTAATTTTTATCCGGTTGGCCATATTATTGACATGCATAACTATCCTTCGCCTGTGATGCCAAGACCAGATATTTTCGGAGCAAAACAAATCATTGTTTTGGGTGAATTTGGAGGACTTGGCTTACCAGTTGATCAACATACCTGGCAACAGAAAGACAATTGGGGCTATCAGAGCTTTAAAAATAAAGAGGAGTTGTATGACAAATATGCGTCTTTCATGGTGACTTTGGAGCCGTTGATCAGAAAGGGATTATCCGCGGCAGTCTATACGCAAACGACTGACGTTGAAGTAGAAACTAATGGATTGATGACCTACGACAGAAAAGTGATCAAATTTCAGGAAGATAAACTGAAACAAATTCATGCCAAATTGTACAATCCGGCATTAGTATTAATGAAGCCTTAA